The DNA region CTCCTGGGCCCGCCCGGGGCCACCTTGTGCTCGACCTCGTCGTCCCAGACGGTGACGGAGGCGTAAGGGTCCGCGCGAAGCGTCGCCGCGGCGGCCGAACGGGGCGCGAAGGGGTCGTCGCCCTGTTCGAAGGCGTCGACGTAGGCCTGCCGGGGGCCACCGGCTCCGGACCGGGGCGGGGCGAAGCGCTGCCGGGGAACCGTCGGGCCGGACCGGCCCTGCGGCAGCCCTTGACCTTGCCCGGGCCCGGGCCGCACCGCCCCGGGAGGCCCTTGCGGGGATGCCTGTGGCCCTCCGTACCCGGCGCCCGCCGGCGGCCCACCCCTCAAATCGCCCCAGGCACCGCCGGTTTCGCGCTGCTCGGGATGCCCACCGCGGACCCGGGGTACGCCGTGAGCGGGAGTGCCGTCGGGATTACGCGGCATGCCACGGACCGGAGTCCCGTCGGGCAGCCGGGGAAAGCCGTAGGCAGGGGTGCCGTCCTGCATACGCGGAAAACCGTGGGCGGGCGTTCCGTCCTGCATCCGCGGGAATCCGTGCGCCGGAGTCCCGTCGGGGAGGCGCGGAAACCCGTGGGCGGGCGTGCCGTCGGGAAGCCGAGGCCCTCCACCGGCGGGCGCTCCCGCCGACGGGCCGCCGGAGAACCGCGAAGGTCCCCCCGTCGGCGCGCCACCCGCGAATCCCGAGGTCCCACCCGGGGCTCGACGCGGTGCTCCGCCCGGAGGCATCCCACCCCCTGACCGCGGAACTCCCTGCCCCGGCACGCCCTCGGACCCTCGGGGTGCCCACCCCTCGGGCAGCCGGGGCACGCCCTGGTCCGGCGTCCCGCCGGTCTGCGGCTGAGGAGGTTGCTGTCCGTCGGTCCCCCGTCGGCGCCCGGTCCGTTTTCTCTTCTCCGGCTCCGGTTCCGGCCGGGCAGCGGGAACCACGTGTATGTCGGCGGTGTCGCCCTTGGGGGCCGGCCCGCGGCGGCTGTGACGTCCCACGTCCCGCCTCAGCTCCTCGCGCTGGTAGGGCCGGTTTCGGCCAACTCGCCGGTGTCCGCGAG from Streptomyces sp. NBC_00258 includes:
- a CDS encoding DUF3152 domain-containing protein; protein product: MGRHSRRGPAPKGDTADIHVVPAARPEPEPEKRKRTGRRRGTDGQQPPQPQTGGTPDQGVPRLPEGWAPRGSEGVPGQGVPRSGGGMPPGGAPRRAPGGTSGFAGGAPTGGPSRFSGGPSAGAPAGGGPRLPDGTPAHGFPRLPDGTPAHGFPRMQDGTPAHGFPRMQDGTPAYGFPRLPDGTPVRGMPRNPDGTPAHGVPRVRGGHPEQRETGGAWGDLRGGPPAGAGYGGPQASPQGPPGAVRPGPGQGQGLPQGRSGPTVPRQRFAPPRSGAGGPRQAYVDAFEQGDDPFAPRSAAAATLRADPYASVTVWDDEVEHKVAPGGPRRPPGDEEPPDARPEKARGGKGRAFTGIAAAAVTTVLAVVVAGQVTGGRDDDSVRSQSAKGADREAKDSASRTDSRPVPSASAGGDADAVTLSYSQQMAKKYPLAADLKGSGEFDVIPGFDKAPGTGRKYTYRVDVEKDLGLDGGLFAQAVQKTLNDDRSWAHDGGRTFERVSSGKPDFVITLASPGTTAFWCAKSGLDTTEDNVSCDSAATDRVMINAYRWAQGSETYGDKMYAYRQMLINHEIGHRLGFGHVSCSVDGALAPVMQQQTKFLDHDGIRCRPNPWAFPGN